Proteins from a single region of Campylobacter sp. RM16704:
- the gatB gene encoding Asp-tRNA(Asn)/Glu-tRNA(Gln) amidotransferase subunit GatB yields MFEVVIGLEVHAQLNTKTKIFCSCATSFGEKSNTNVCPTCLALPGALPVLNQEAVKKAIAFGKAVNATINKKSIFNRKNYFYPDLPKAYQISQFDIPIVENGELFIDVNGENKRIGITRAHLEEDAGKNIHESNFSKVDLNRAGIPLLEIVSEPELRSSDEAVAYLKKLHSIIRFLDISDANMQEGSFRCDANVSIRPKGDDKLYTRVEIKNLNSFRFIQRAIEYEVKRQSEAWEDGKYDQEIIQETRLFDTVNLVTRSMRGKEDSAEYRYFPDPDLLPVILDDEMLSQDIPELPDEKKARFVSELGIKESDSEVIVSSLELCRYFEYLIVQKLNPKLCVTWLTTELMGLLKGELTIENSPIKQEKLAILIKRIEEGVISAKAAKDILAYVFENTEVEIDEAIDKLGLKQVSDDSAIEKIIDEILANNEDKVIEYKSGKDKLFGFFVGQAMKAGKGAFNPAKVNEILKVKLG; encoded by the coding sequence ATGTTTGAAGTTGTTATAGGACTTGAAGTTCATGCACAATTAAATACAAAAACAAAAATCTTTTGCTCATGTGCAACTTCTTTTGGAGAAAAATCAAATACTAATGTATGCCCAACATGTTTAGCTTTACCAGGTGCTTTGCCTGTATTAAATCAAGAAGCAGTGAAAAAAGCTATAGCATTTGGGAAAGCAGTTAATGCAACTATAAATAAAAAAAGTATTTTTAATAGAAAAAATTATTTTTATCCTGATTTACCAAAAGCTTATCAAATTTCACAATTTGACATTCCTATCGTGGAAAACGGCGAATTGTTTATTGATGTAAATGGAGAAAATAAACGCATAGGTATTACTAGAGCTCATTTAGAAGAAGATGCAGGAAAAAATATACACGAGAGTAATTTTTCAAAGGTAGATTTAAATAGAGCAGGCATACCTTTGCTTGAAATCGTTAGTGAACCTGAACTTAGAAGTTCTGATGAAGCAGTAGCTTATTTGAAAAAATTACATTCTATTATAAGATTTTTAGATATTTCAGATGCAAATATGCAAGAAGGCAGTTTTAGATGTGATGCTAATGTGAGTATTCGTCCAAAGGGTGATGATAAACTTTATACTAGAGTGGAGATTAAAAACTTGAATTCATTTCGTTTTATTCAGAGGGCAATTGAGTATGAAGTAAAACGTCAAAGTGAAGCATGGGAAGATGGAAAATACGATCAAGAAATCATACAAGAAACAAGATTGTTTGACACAGTTAATTTAGTAACTAGAAGTATGAGGGGTAAAGAAGATTCTGCTGAATATAGATATTTTCCAGATCCAGATCTTTTACCTGTGATTTTAGATGATGAAATGTTGAGTCAAGATATACCTGAGCTTCCTGATGAAAAAAAAGCTAGATTTGTTAGTGAACTAGGTATTAAAGAAAGTGATAGCGAGGTGATTGTTTCTTCATTAGAACTTTGTAGGTATTTTGAATATTTAATTGTTCAAAAATTAAATCCAAAGCTTTGTGTTACTTGGCTTACGACTGAGTTGATGGGGCTTTTAAAAGGTGAATTGACTATAGAAAATTCACCTATTAAGCAAGAAAAACTAGCTATATTAATCAAACGCATAGAAGAAGGTGTCATTAGTGCTAAAGCAGCTAAAGATATATTGGCTTATGTGTTTGAAAATACAGAAGTTGAAATTGATGAAGCTATTGATAAGCTTGGTTTAAAACAAGTAAGTGATGATAGTGCTATTGAAAAGATTATTGACGAAATTTTAGCAAATAATGAAGATAAGGTAATTGAATATAAAAGTGGTAAAGATAAGCTTTTTGGTTTCTTTGTTGGTCAAGCAATGAAGGCAGGTAAAGGTGCGTTTAATCCTGCTAAAGTGAATGAAATTTTAAAAGTAAAACTTGGTTAA